In the genome of Lynx canadensis isolate LIC74 chromosome X, mLynCan4.pri.v2, whole genome shotgun sequence, one region contains:
- the LOC115507410 gene encoding huntingtin-interacting protein M, which yields MSGKKIQASSCQTPSHLIRSELKCPLSYVDRLLLEDQHTQGSDSSINHFRLTMLDHLTDYILEMVANEAINSNMHTVPQDDRGVGSNRQPPQNLKNVNFTLLDEMPGPRRSG from the coding sequence ATGTCGGGGAAAAAAATCCAGGCGAGCTCCTGTCAGACGCCATCCCATCTTATAAGAAGTGAGCTAAAGTGTCCTTTGAGCTACGTGGACCGCCTCCTGCTTGAGGATCAACATACCCAAGGCTCGGATTCATCCATAAATCATTTCCGCCTTACCATGCTTGACCACCTTACTGACTACATCCTAGAGATGGTAGCCAATGAGGCCATCAATAGCAATATGCACACCGTCCCACAAGATGATAGAGGCGTTGGCAGCAACAGACAGCCCCCCCAAAACTTGAAGAATGTGAACTTCACTCTGCTGGATGAGATGCCTGGACCCAGGAGAAGTGGCTAA